A genome region from Bradyrhizobium sp. WSM1417 includes the following:
- a CDS encoding DUF3300 domain-containing protein, with the protein MFCCGRTLMALALVIAIPLAAAAQTADKAPASSPQQADPPAQAAELLKPEQLEALVAPIALYPDELLANVLAASTYPLEVVQADRWLKERKTLKGDALKTEVEKQPWDDSIKAVASTAEVLAMMSDKLDWTKALGDAVLAQQPDVMDAVQRLRTKAYDNKKLVTTKQQKVSVKTEESRQVVVIEPAVPDTMYVPYYEPATVYGAWPYTEYPPYYFGYPSYIGAGVVAAGLAFGTAWAIGRWGNYWGGGCNWGNRNVYINHRTTNIGNGWQHNPSHRQGVRYNNANVQQRFGNSNLKAGAADRMDFRGRDGQQKPGQDRPGAGDRAEDRAGDRAGDRGGDRQGAGDRAKAGGDRAKGGGDRAAKGGGAKNAGAKSAGPKAGGAKGGGGTKAANRGGGGALNVSSGRSAAAASARGQASMASMGPRGGGSGGASFAGRGGGGGFQGGGGGGRGGGGGGGRRSDIGLKHDVVLLGHLASGLGYYRFSYIGSDKAYVGVIAQEVEEVKPVAVTRGADGYLRVHYEKLGLKFRTYRDWLESGARIPAGVTP; encoded by the coding sequence ATGTTTTGCTGCGGCAGGACCTTGATGGCGCTTGCGCTCGTGATCGCGATTCCGCTGGCGGCGGCGGCGCAGACCGCAGATAAGGCGCCCGCCTCCAGCCCACAGCAGGCAGATCCCCCCGCGCAAGCCGCAGAGCTTCTGAAGCCGGAGCAACTCGAAGCTCTGGTCGCGCCGATTGCGCTCTACCCCGACGAGTTGCTTGCCAACGTGCTGGCGGCCTCCACCTATCCTCTGGAAGTCGTTCAGGCCGATCGCTGGCTGAAGGAGCGCAAGACTCTGAAGGGTGATGCCCTGAAGACTGAAGTCGAGAAGCAGCCGTGGGATGACAGCATCAAGGCGGTGGCCTCGACTGCAGAGGTCCTGGCCATGATGAGCGACAAGCTCGACTGGACCAAGGCGCTGGGGGACGCCGTGCTGGCACAGCAGCCGGATGTGATGGATGCGGTCCAGCGGCTGCGTACCAAGGCTTATGACAACAAGAAGCTGGTGACCACCAAGCAGCAGAAGGTGAGCGTCAAGACAGAGGAAAGCAGGCAGGTGGTCGTGATCGAGCCGGCGGTTCCCGATACGATGTATGTGCCGTACTACGAGCCTGCGACAGTCTACGGCGCGTGGCCCTACACCGAGTATCCACCATATTACTTCGGCTACCCGTCCTACATCGGCGCAGGCGTTGTCGCGGCGGGTCTCGCCTTCGGCACGGCCTGGGCCATCGGTCGCTGGGGCAATTATTGGGGCGGCGGCTGCAACTGGGGCAACCGCAACGTCTATATCAATCACCGGACCACGAATATCGGAAATGGCTGGCAGCACAATCCCTCGCATCGCCAAGGGGTACGCTACAACAACGCCAACGTTCAGCAGCGCTTCGGCAATAGCAATCTGAAGGCCGGGGCCGCCGACCGGATGGATTTCCGCGGCCGCGACGGACAGCAGAAGCCGGGACAGGATCGGCCAGGTGCGGGAGATCGCGCAGAAGATCGTGCCGGCGATCGCGCAGGTGATCGAGGCGGTGACCGACAAGGCGCGGGCGATCGTGCCAAGGCGGGAGGCGATCGTGCCAAAGGTGGCGGCGATCGCGCGGCCAAAGGCGGTGGTGCCAAGAATGCCGGCGCAAAGAGTGCTGGCCCTAAAGCGGGCGGTGCCAAGGGCGGCGGCGGCACCAAGGCCGCGAACCGCGGTGGTGGTGGCGCCCTGAACGTGTCGTCGGGCCGCTCGGCGGCTGCAGCATCGGCCCGTGGCCAGGCGAGCATGGCGAGCATGGGACCGCGCGGTGGCGGCAGCGGAGGCGCGAGCTTCGCCGGCCGAGGCGGCGGCGGAGGCTTCCAGGGTGGCGGTGGCGGTGGCCGCGGTGGTGGTGGTGGCGGCGGACGGCGTTCCGATATCGGGCTGAAGCACGATGTCGTTCTGCTCGGCCATCTCGCAAGCGGGCTTGGTTACTACCGCTTCAGCTATATCGGCAGCGACAAGGCCTATGTCGGCGTCATTGCGCAGGAAGTCGAGGAAGTGAAGCCGGTAGCCGTCACCCGCGGAGCCGACGGCTATCTCCGGGTCCATTACGAAAAGCTCGGTCTGAAATTCCGTACCTATCGCGATTGGCTCGAGAGCGGCGCGCGGATTCCTGCGGGGGTGACGCCATGA
- a CDS encoding DUF2950 domain-containing protein: protein MMGLKSLHRAALPAIMALALLNSPSLAQQSYPTPEDAAAALAAAVKSGPDRAILKVLGSAAEDIVSSGDEVADVDIRKRFISMYEAKHSIKAEGNKKAMLMLGPDDFPFPIPLVNTKTGWEFDTAEGRIEVLYRRIGRNELDAIQTCLAFVDAENDYADKDRGEGAGVYAQRIVSSAGKKDGLFWRDDNDQSPLGALAAQASAEGYKAEEGAAPYHGYYFRILKGQGSNAPGGELNYVVKGKMIGGFALVAWPAEYGNSGVMTFLVNHAGVIYQKDLGYRTKVLVSRMTAFDPDQTWKKVDGAKP, encoded by the coding sequence ATGATGGGTCTGAAGTCGCTTCATCGTGCGGCGTTGCCGGCCATCATGGCGCTGGCGCTCCTGAACTCGCCATCCCTTGCGCAGCAGTCCTATCCGACACCGGAGGATGCGGCAGCGGCGCTAGCCGCCGCCGTCAAAAGCGGGCCGGACCGGGCCATCCTGAAAGTCCTCGGCAGCGCTGCCGAGGACATCGTCTCGTCCGGTGATGAGGTCGCCGACGTCGACATTCGGAAACGCTTCATCTCGATGTATGAAGCCAAGCATTCGATCAAGGCGGAGGGTAACAAGAAGGCGATGCTGATGTTGGGTCCGGACGACTTCCCGTTCCCGATCCCACTCGTCAACACCAAGACCGGATGGGAATTCGATACTGCCGAAGGCCGCATCGAAGTGCTCTATCGCCGCATCGGCCGCAATGAGCTCGACGCCATCCAGACCTGTCTCGCCTTTGTCGATGCCGAGAACGACTACGCCGACAAGGATCGCGGTGAGGGGGCCGGCGTGTACGCACAACGCATCGTCAGCAGCGCGGGCAAGAAGGACGGGTTGTTCTGGCGCGACGACAATGACCAGAGCCCGCTCGGCGCATTGGCAGCGCAGGCTTCGGCAGAAGGCTACAAGGCCGAAGAGGGTGCGGCGCCCTACCACGGCTATTATTTCCGGATCCTGAAGGGGCAGGGGTCGAACGCGCCAGGCGGCGAGCTCAACTATGTAGTCAAGGGCAAGATGATCGGAGGTTTTGCACTGGTCGCCTGGCCTGCCGAGTACGGCAATTCCGGCGTCATGACCTTCCTGGTCAACCATGCGGGCGTTATCTATCAGAAGGATCTCGGTTATCGGACCAAGGTTCTCGTCTCCCGCATGACTGCATTCGATCCGGACCAGACCTGGAAGAAGGTCGATGGTGCAAAACCCTGA
- a CDS encoding MASE4 domain-containing protein has product MSQRKFMGLGGGATASGLGIARASQRSANAAAEPPYDDEQEFPLIIANIPATPRQKAWAVGVAVLLIAFAAAIAPFARIQLGQINGFVPVLQTALALAEFITAALLFAQFSIQPQRALLALASGYVFSGSFAFLQTLAFPNGYASAGVIGNGLDSPAWLYVLWHTAFPAAILVYGFTKDHSTAGRPGRPAIVAIVLAFGGIAATVAALTWMVTAKADLLPSFYMNDVKHQTPLGNQVNLLLLLWNVTALTVLFARMRTILDLWLMVTLLAYLPNFLVAIIGSSVRFTIGWYAARGFVLVGSCMLLTVLLIETMFIYSRLASVIALQRRERANRLLSIDAVTGAIAHELRSPLGAISLNAATGLSHLRAASPELEELENILCDIEADGGRAADIISSIREMTIKTARGGASANVEDIAELTLRLLKHDLLANGVSVTTELQGNIPPVALDGTELQQIVLNLCKNAIDAMSSVPADQRELRLKTALDGGATVHLSVEDSGTGITPRHQERIFDPFFTTKQGGMGLGLAISSNLVARCGGRLRLVKSDVRGSVFELEMPISAPTSLQ; this is encoded by the coding sequence ATGAGCCAGCGCAAGTTCATGGGACTTGGCGGCGGTGCGACAGCGTCAGGATTGGGCATTGCGCGAGCGAGCCAGCGATCGGCCAATGCAGCCGCCGAGCCCCCCTACGATGATGAGCAAGAATTCCCATTGATCATCGCGAACATACCCGCAACACCTCGCCAAAAGGCCTGGGCGGTGGGTGTCGCCGTCTTGCTCATCGCCTTTGCAGCGGCCATCGCGCCGTTCGCCCGGATCCAACTGGGCCAGATCAATGGTTTCGTTCCAGTATTGCAGACCGCCTTAGCCCTGGCCGAGTTCATCACGGCAGCCCTGCTGTTTGCACAATTTTCGATCCAGCCTCAGCGGGCACTTCTCGCACTCGCGAGCGGATACGTTTTCAGCGGATCGTTCGCATTCTTGCAAACGCTCGCTTTTCCGAACGGATACGCTAGCGCAGGTGTCATTGGAAATGGACTGGATAGCCCCGCTTGGCTTTACGTGCTTTGGCACACGGCTTTTCCCGCGGCTATCCTGGTGTACGGATTCACAAAGGATCACTCCACCGCCGGCCGACCAGGCAGACCCGCAATAGTCGCGATCGTACTAGCTTTCGGCGGCATCGCCGCCACCGTGGCAGCACTGACATGGATGGTGACCGCGAAAGCCGATCTTCTCCCTAGCTTCTACATGAACGACGTCAAGCATCAGACGCCTCTCGGTAATCAGGTCAACCTGCTACTTTTGCTTTGGAATGTGACTGCTCTCACCGTCTTGTTTGCGCGCATGCGCACCATTCTTGACCTTTGGCTGATGGTGACTTTGCTCGCCTACTTGCCGAACTTTCTGGTAGCGATCATCGGCAGCTCGGTTCGATTCACCATCGGTTGGTATGCAGCACGCGGTTTCGTTCTGGTCGGCAGTTGCATGTTGCTGACCGTATTGCTCATCGAAACGATGTTTATCTATTCGCGCCTCGCCAGCGTCATTGCCCTGCAGCGACGCGAACGAGCGAACCGGCTTCTCAGCATCGATGCGGTCACTGGCGCGATCGCCCATGAGCTGAGATCGCCATTGGGGGCCATCTCGCTCAATGCTGCGACAGGGTTGAGTCACTTGCGAGCTGCCTCCCCTGAACTCGAGGAACTCGAGAACATCCTCTGTGACATCGAAGCCGACGGCGGTCGGGCGGCTGACATCATATCGAGCATTCGCGAGATGACAATCAAAACGGCGCGCGGCGGCGCTTCGGCAAACGTCGAGGACATCGCGGAGCTTACACTGAGACTGTTGAAGCACGATCTCCTGGCCAATGGCGTATCAGTGACGACGGAGCTTCAGGGCAACATACCTCCAGTCGCACTGGACGGCACTGAGCTTCAGCAGATTGTCCTGAACCTCTGCAAAAACGCGATTGACGCAATGAGCTCTGTCCCCGCCGACCAACGAGAGCTCCGTCTGAAAACCGCCCTCGATGGTGGCGCAACGGTCCATTTGTCCGTCGAGGACTCGGGCACCGGCATCACACCGCGTCATCAAGAGCGCATCTTCGACCCTTTCTTCACGACGAAGCAAGGCGGTATGGGGTTGGGACTGGCCATCTCCTCCAACCTGGTCGCAAGGTGCGGAGGAAGGTTGAGGCTGGTCAAATCGGACGTCAGGGGCTCCGTTTTCGAGTTGGAGATGCCAATCTCCGCTCCCACTTCGTTGCAATGA
- a CDS encoding response regulator transcription factor, with product MRILIVEDDAAMARGLAERLKLSGFAVDIESDGASAAQTALLEPYSLIILDINLPNVSGFGVLHKIRQAGSTVPVMILTARYTVGDKVSGLDLGADDYLSKPFDIAEFDARVRALVRRGQGLPNPTLICGPLAYDRAAGTITLSGRPLELRRREFAVLEVLMTRAGKVVSKERLIAEVFGFDEAVAPNAAELYVGRVRQKLGPDGPRIRTVRGLGYLLEV from the coding sequence GTGAGGATTCTGATTGTCGAGGACGATGCCGCCATGGCGCGGGGCCTTGCCGAGCGGCTCAAGCTGTCCGGGTTCGCCGTCGATATCGAGTCTGACGGGGCTTCGGCGGCGCAGACGGCGTTGCTGGAACCCTACAGCCTCATCATCCTGGACATCAACTTGCCGAACGTGTCGGGTTTCGGAGTCCTGCACAAGATACGGCAGGCGGGGTCAACCGTTCCGGTCATGATTCTGACTGCCCGTTATACGGTCGGCGACAAGGTCAGCGGGCTCGATCTCGGCGCCGATGATTACCTCTCCAAGCCGTTTGATATCGCCGAGTTTGATGCCCGCGTCCGTGCGCTCGTGAGAAGGGGGCAAGGGCTGCCCAATCCGACCTTGATCTGTGGCCCGCTCGCGTACGACCGCGCCGCGGGCACGATTACGCTGAGCGGCCGGCCGCTTGAGTTGCGACGGCGCGAGTTTGCCGTGTTGGAAGTGCTGATGACCCGCGCCGGCAAAGTCGTGTCCAAGGAGCGTCTGATCGCGGAGGTATTTGGCTTCGACGAGGCGGTAGCGCCGAACGCGGCGGAACTCTATGTTGGTCGCGTTCGCCAGAAACTCGGTCCCGACGGGCCGCGGATCCGCACCGTCCGCGGGCTAGGGTATCTGCTGGAGGTATAG
- a CDS encoding sensor histidine kinase, protein MIATWRPSLRRTLLTNLVAPAIVLAIVLGIGGMLLIQRVVQTVHDRLLDGSVLAIAERVGVEDGELTVDLPQVALGMLESQSHDSIYYSVTYLGELITGYKDLPLAGFDRLKAGETGHRDGAYRGKTVRIGAQARQVYGRPGLVLVAVAETVQARRVVEREMLIGLAMLEAGLISLIACLGWYAVDRGLRPLGELKQEIDARGIQGGPNLSPLDLSRVPQEALAPALAVNSLLQRLDLAIGLVRRFTADASHQMRTPLAILRTHLDLVRRLGSETPAGRSALNEVDNAINRLERLLGQLVTLARADEQNIAQPAAENVDLNEVAFNVLSERAPQAFARDIDVQFDRFDGPAVIAGNTVLIGELLANLIDNAIRYNQPGGLVLVRAVVDATTARIEVEDTGPGIPEAHRARVFERFYRIPMANGPAGSGLGLAIVKALSDRLGAQIVLAPGPEGRGLRVSVSFPLAKRDGESSS, encoded by the coding sequence GTGATCGCCACCTGGCGGCCGTCGTTGAGGCGAACGCTCCTCACCAATCTGGTGGCGCCCGCCATTGTATTGGCGATCGTGCTTGGAATCGGCGGTATGTTGCTGATCCAGCGCGTTGTCCAGACAGTCCATGACCGGTTGCTCGATGGATCGGTTCTCGCCATTGCCGAACGTGTCGGCGTGGAAGATGGCGAACTGACCGTCGACTTGCCGCAGGTTGCGCTCGGCATGCTGGAAAGCCAGTCGCACGATAGCATTTACTACAGCGTAACTTACCTCGGCGAATTGATCACCGGGTACAAGGATCTTCCATTGGCCGGCTTCGATCGATTGAAGGCTGGGGAAACAGGCCATCGCGATGGCGCGTATCGCGGCAAAACGGTTCGTATCGGCGCGCAGGCGCGGCAGGTCTACGGCAGGCCAGGGCTGGTCCTCGTCGCAGTGGCCGAAACGGTGCAGGCACGCCGCGTCGTCGAACGTGAAATGCTGATCGGACTGGCGATGCTCGAGGCCGGGTTGATTAGCCTCATCGCTTGCCTCGGCTGGTACGCGGTCGATCGAGGCCTGAGGCCGCTTGGCGAACTCAAGCAAGAAATCGACGCGCGCGGTATTCAGGGCGGTCCAAATCTCAGTCCGCTCGATCTTTCCCGGGTGCCGCAGGAAGCTTTAGCACCGGCGCTCGCGGTAAATTCCCTGCTACAGCGGCTGGATCTGGCCATTGGACTGGTGCGCCGATTCACCGCCGATGCCTCGCATCAGATGCGAACGCCATTGGCGATATTGCGGACGCATCTCGATCTGGTGCGACGCCTGGGGTCGGAGACGCCGGCGGGCCGATCTGCTCTCAACGAGGTCGATAACGCCATCAACCGCCTTGAACGGCTGCTCGGGCAGCTCGTGACACTGGCTCGGGCCGACGAGCAGAACATTGCGCAACCGGCCGCGGAGAACGTTGACCTGAACGAGGTCGCCTTCAATGTCCTGTCGGAGCGTGCCCCACAGGCTTTCGCGCGCGACATCGACGTCCAGTTCGATCGATTTGACGGTCCCGCGGTCATCGCCGGCAATACCGTCCTGATTGGCGAATTGCTGGCAAACCTGATCGACAATGCCATCCGCTACAACCAACCCGGCGGGTTGGTCCTGGTTCGCGCGGTTGTTGACGCCACGACCGCGCGAATTGAAGTCGAGGATACCGGTCCAGGAATTCCGGAGGCCCATCGCGCCCGCGTCTTCGAGCGTTTTTATCGGATTCCGATGGCGAACGGCCCTGCGGGCAGCGGTCTTGGACTAGCCATCGTGAAAGCCTTGTCGGACCGTCTCGGGGCTCAAATCGTGCTTGCACCTGGCCCGGAAGGCCGGGGTCTGCGGGTTTCCGTGAGCTTTCCTCTTGCCAAGCGTGATGGTGAAAGCTCAAGTTGA
- a CDS encoding ABC transporter substrate-binding protein: MGAAKALALCVGVLLAWPAMSEQAQVSLPKGQASAIAGAREQLNIVSTTQDADVADLLADFRARHPDIEIVHTKINSNEIYNQVVDPSTSSAAPGDIVWSSAMDLQIKLVNDGYAQPYVSKEIAHIPDWAIWKDEAYAITAEPIVIVYNKNLVAESDVPRTRADLKRLLSRKPDTYRGKIATYDPEQSGTGFLFITRDAGITRTTWDLVRAFGGAGIKLYSTTGTVLDRISSGEHLIAYNMIGSYAIERAKEDASIGIVFPADYITLMSRIAFIPVTAPNPESAKLFLDYLLSERGQKFLLARSVGPVRLGLGAQGVIPADRSNAVKPIHIGAELLTYLDQSKRASFLKEWRRALQDR, translated from the coding sequence ATGGGGGCTGCCAAAGCCTTGGCCTTGTGCGTTGGAGTCTTGCTCGCATGGCCTGCCATGTCGGAGCAGGCGCAAGTAAGCCTTCCCAAGGGGCAAGCATCCGCTATCGCCGGAGCTCGAGAGCAACTCAACATCGTATCGACGACCCAGGACGCGGACGTCGCCGACTTGCTTGCCGATTTCCGGGCACGTCATCCGGACATCGAGATCGTCCATACAAAGATCAATTCCAACGAGATCTACAATCAAGTCGTGGATCCCTCGACCTCCAGCGCAGCACCCGGAGACATTGTCTGGAGCTCCGCGATGGATCTGCAGATCAAGCTCGTCAATGACGGCTATGCCCAACCCTATGTGTCGAAGGAAATTGCACATATCCCGGATTGGGCAATCTGGAAAGACGAAGCCTATGCCATCACGGCGGAGCCGATTGTCATTGTTTATAATAAGAATCTCGTTGCGGAGTCCGACGTTCCCCGAACCCGCGCTGATCTGAAGAGGCTTCTAAGCCGAAAGCCTGACACCTATCGGGGCAAGATCGCAACCTATGACCCGGAGCAGAGCGGGACCGGATTCCTGTTCATCACGCGCGATGCCGGAATCACGAGGACGACGTGGGATTTGGTCCGTGCCTTCGGCGGCGCCGGTATCAAGCTCTACTCGACCACCGGAACGGTGCTCGATCGAATTTCATCCGGCGAACATTTGATCGCCTACAATATGATAGGGTCTTACGCGATCGAACGGGCCAAGGAAGATGCCTCAATCGGAATAGTGTTTCCTGCCGACTACATCACGTTGATGTCGCGCATAGCCTTCATACCGGTCACCGCGCCAAACCCAGAATCCGCGAAACTGTTCCTCGATTACTTGCTTTCGGAACGCGGCCAGAAATTTCTCCTGGCCCGGTCGGTCGGTCCTGTGCGCCTCGGTCTCGGTGCACAAGGCGTGATACCTGCGGATCGCAGCAACGCGGTCAAGCCGATCCATATTGGTGCAGAATTGCTCACCTATCTCGATCAATCGAAACGAGCGAGCTTTCTCAAAGAGTGGCGCCGCGCGTTGCAGGATCGATAG
- a CDS encoding MFS transporter, translated as MTATTGQSKLGMVLRVTSGNFLEMFDFFLSGVYASYIAKAFFPLENEYASLLLTFVAFGAGFLMRPLGAIILGAYVDRIGRRQGLIVTLSIMAAGTVLIAFVPSYATIGILAPILVLIGRLLQGFSAGVELGGVSVYLSEMATPGKKGFYASWQSASQQVAIIVSASLGFALNAWLAPAQLDDWGWRIPFFIGCLIVPFVFFIRRSLQETDEFLARKHHPTPREIYRSILANWSIVLAGMMMVIMTTVSFYLITVYTPTFGKSVLKLSAADGLIVTICVGLSNFIWLPIMGALSDRIGRRPILITFSTLAFLTAYPALSWLAEGPTFSKMLMVELWLSFIYASYNGAMIVALTEVMPVSVRTSGFSLAYSLATTFGGFTAAVCTWLIATTGDNASPGYWMSAAAVCGLAGTYFVYRPQQRRALSGANSLESAIGT; from the coding sequence ATGACGGCTACCACCGGACAGTCGAAGCTTGGCATGGTGCTCCGCGTCACCAGTGGCAACTTTCTTGAGATGTTCGATTTCTTTCTGTCCGGGGTCTACGCATCGTACATCGCCAAGGCCTTCTTCCCGCTCGAAAATGAATACGCGTCACTGCTGCTGACCTTTGTCGCGTTTGGCGCAGGTTTTCTGATGCGCCCGCTCGGCGCCATCATCCTCGGCGCCTACGTTGATCGGATCGGCCGGCGCCAAGGCCTGATCGTTACGTTATCGATCATGGCTGCCGGAACGGTGCTCATCGCGTTCGTGCCGAGTTACGCAACCATTGGCATATTGGCGCCGATCCTTGTCTTGATTGGACGCCTGCTGCAAGGCTTCTCGGCTGGCGTTGAGCTCGGTGGTGTTTCCGTCTATCTCTCGGAGATGGCCACACCGGGGAAGAAGGGTTTCTACGCCAGCTGGCAATCGGCAAGTCAACAGGTCGCGATCATCGTCTCGGCCTCGCTGGGTTTCGCTCTGAATGCATGGCTTGCACCGGCGCAGCTTGACGATTGGGGCTGGCGTATCCCGTTCTTCATCGGCTGCCTGATCGTTCCTTTCGTGTTCTTCATTCGACGCTCGCTGCAGGAAACCGATGAATTCCTAGCGCGGAAGCATCATCCGACGCCCCGCGAAATCTATCGCTCCATCCTCGCAAACTGGAGCATTGTTCTTGCCGGGATGATGATGGTGATCATGACCACGGTGTCGTTCTACCTCATAACCGTCTACACGCCGACGTTCGGCAAATCGGTCCTCAAATTGTCCGCGGCCGACGGTCTGATTGTGACCATCTGTGTTGGTCTTTCGAACTTTATCTGGCTCCCTATCATGGGCGCACTCTCGGACCGTATCGGTCGTCGCCCGATCCTGATTACCTTCTCGACGCTGGCGTTTCTCACCGCCTATCCGGCGCTTTCTTGGCTGGCAGAAGGACCGACGTTTTCGAAGATGCTGATGGTCGAGCTTTGGCTGTCGTTCATCTACGCCAGCTACAACGGCGCAATGATTGTCGCATTGACCGAAGTCATGCCGGTTAGCGTGCGAACGTCGGGATTCTCTCTCGCATATAGTTTGGCAACGACGTTCGGGGGATTTACCGCGGCGGTCTGCACCTGGCTTATCGCTACCACTGGTGACAACGCGTCGCCGGGATATTGGATGAGTGCGGCAGCGGTTTGTGGTCTGGCCGGGACCTACTTCGTTTACAGGCCGCAACAACGACGCGCGCTATCCGGCGCCAATTCGCTGGAGTCGGCGATAGGGACGTGA
- a CDS encoding substrate-binding domain-containing protein yields the protein MSVMTHVRRLIALSLLIILAAAGIARASEIRVMISGGLATPYKELVPQFERATGNTVVTAYGPSMGKTENAIPVRLARGEAADVLIMVGDALGEMIEQGRAVRTSRVDLVRSPIGIAVRAGTPKPDIGTPDALKQALLNAKSIAYSDSASGVYVGTELFKRLGIAAEMKDKAKMIPAVPVASVVARGDAELGFQQISELLPIAGADLVGPLPPDVQKITIFSAGITSSATQPEAGRALIAFLASAAAAPTLKKAGLDPFAASEK from the coding sequence ATGAGCGTGATGACCCACGTGCGCAGGCTGATTGCGCTAAGCTTGCTGATCATTTTGGCAGCGGCGGGAATCGCCAGGGCGTCCGAGATCAGGGTCATGATCTCGGGAGGCTTAGCGACACCTTACAAGGAGCTCGTACCGCAATTTGAACGCGCGACGGGAAACACAGTCGTCACGGCCTACGGCCCCTCGATGGGGAAGACGGAGAACGCCATCCCTGTGCGACTGGCACGCGGGGAGGCAGCGGACGTACTCATCATGGTCGGCGACGCGCTGGGCGAGATGATCGAGCAGGGCAGGGCAGTCAGAACCAGCCGCGTCGACCTGGTACGCTCGCCGATCGGGATCGCGGTACGCGCCGGGACCCCAAAGCCTGATATCGGTACGCCTGACGCATTGAAACAGGCACTGTTGAACGCGAAGTCAATTGCCTACTCCGATAGCGCCAGCGGCGTCTATGTGGGCACCGAGCTGTTCAAGCGTCTCGGGATTGCCGCCGAGATGAAGGACAAAGCCAAAATGATTCCGGCCGTGCCGGTCGCGAGTGTTGTTGCACGCGGTGACGCCGAACTCGGCTTTCAACAGATCAGTGAACTTCTGCCGATCGCTGGAGCCGATCTTGTCGGGCCGCTCCCGCCAGACGTCCAGAAAATCACGATCTTTTCTGCAGGCATAACCTCCAGCGCCACTCAGCCGGAAGCCGGACGGGCTCTCATTGCCTTCCTCGCTTCAGCTGCAGCCGCTCCGACCCTGAAAAAAGCGGGTCTCGATCCCTTTGCAGCATCGGAGAAATAG